The genomic stretch ATTGCTCAATTAATGCGCTCGACCCATTTTCAGTCTTTTCACTGGTATTTATTTCGTTCAGATGATTCATTTTTCGTCTTCGCTATAAGTCAGACGTGCAATTAAGCTAGCCATTCAGTCGCTACGGAATTGTTATTTcacaaattttgaattgaGCTTGTACTGGAAATTATTCAGCAACCAGAATTTTAGTTTAGTTTATTTACTTATTTAGTTGGAGAAGGAGACTAATATTGCCCTACTTTATAGTCaattatcttcatttaaTATGCCAAATATATACTTTTCGCTTCGTTTCCTGCATATCAACAGTATTTTGAATTGGCCCCACGCTTAATTACGAGACATACATGCTTTTTTTGCAAGTATTTTCAAGTGGATTACATTTTAGTCTCCCGTCTCTGTCTCCaatcttttatttcaaatttttaaagttgCAAAGATATCAAGATTATGTGAAGGGAAACAATTTTGATTTAGCTCAGTCCAGTTCCAtcttatttgtatttatcTTTAGCTTgattcattaatttatgTATTTTATACCGTCTTTTTTGTACTTCTTTGCGTTATGATCGTCCATTAATTAACAATTTTCAGTGTGTAGACTCTTTCTGATTCTCCTGATCATGCTTGAGGTTTTGAATGATCGATATTCAATTTATGTagctattttttttctaaaattaattatagaGCGGCGCAGATTATGTTGAGTGCAATGTGTGGATGCTGGCgtagaaataattttgattcatAAAGAAATGTAGAAGCCACAAtagtaaataaaatatgagcatatatatatctaaTGATTATTCTGAGCCTAATTGTAATGTTCTACCGGATTGTAAATACAGTTTGTGCTACGTAAACTTAGCTCtaaattctcaaaaaaTTGGGAGAAAGGGGAAATTTCAATCTAAAAGTTTTGAGTTCTTTGTTACCTTAtacaaaaagaatttattaactgACGAGGAATTACAAATAGGAAGTTGCAGAATATTACCTTCGAATTATTGCACGCCATTTGAAAGGAATTATTGTACagtttattttaattttttttcaatagatgaattaaaagaatttttggaaaagaaCGAAATAATTGTAATATTGAAGTTAGGTTTTGGCATTAATCATTTTGAGGTGTTGTTTGACGAAACGATAAATTACTTCATCAAACCAGTAACAAGCATTAAGAATgagttatttttatcaaacaaaaataacGATTTCGAAGTTACTTTTATTGTTAATGTCGAGTGGTTTGCAACAATTCctaaaatcattaaaaacAATAGTGAAAACCTCGAAAAGCTAGACAAAAATATTCCTATCTCTTCGGGCTTAAAGATTGAGaataaaatctttaatattaatatgaTTGATAATCCTAATATGAGTTTGATATATGAAAAAACAATTTGCAATGACCCAATTATATCGAAAAAGATAGTTTGTTCGCAACCTATAACGAAAGCACTAAGTAAACATACTATTGACAagtcaaaaaatattaagaacAATTTTTTTGCACCAAGTATTCACTCTTTGAACAATATAGGCAGTTGGACtgtaaaaattaaaaatattatattgaCTGAAAATGGGTTCACGTTTCTTCATGATAAGTTCCCAAAATATAGACAATCAAAAAGTTACAAGGTTATTGTCCAGTATTGcattaaaaatgaagatgGAAAAACTATAACACAAACTAGAAAGCATTGGAGTATAATGagttttttaaagaattacaataatttttctattgATAATAGAATTCCAAGAAAACTTTACTACATTGCAAAagcaaatatttattctaGAATTCCTGAAACTATCATCGATAAAATAGAGGAAAAATACTTTCATATTAGTTTTTCGATTCCAAATTCACAAATACTATATGAATCAAAAGTTGATAAAGGAAATGCTATTTTTTATGGCATATTGCATCCAAatgaaatttctttaaCTAAAGAATCTTTGGTCAAGCTTTATTCAGAGTTTcataaaaagaaatgttTAGGTTATGCATTAATATCATTCTCAgatataaaagaaaaaccTTATGATAGTATAAACCTTCATGATAAAATCGATCGAATTATCGAAACaaagaataattcaaataagaaACAATGCAAGGCGGGCTATTTAGAAGGAATGAGTATTATTTATCTGTATATATACTGGCACATTCAATTTCGGGCAAAAAATGAAAGGAAAACACCTGAAAGTATTTTAGTGGAGTTTTATTCAAAGATTTCAAGTTCCAAAACTATTGAAGGAGGAGTAAATGTAACAGGAATGAAGAAGTGTGTAAGCGCATTAATACACTCTAATACTGAATTAGCTCATAGTTTGATGAGCTACACAGGCTGTATTCCTGAAAACCTCACATTGTTTAACAACGTTTATGAATTGAGgtattatttactttttcCTCATCTTGAAACATTTGAAAACTCTTGtaatgatattttttcaaatgaCAATTCAAAAGTTTTCAACGAATACGAATTTGCTTATAAATGTAATGAGTTGGGCATAAGAGAATGCATCTCAATTACTTGGAGAGAAATGATGAAATCATCCTTTGAAGATATTTCTTTGAAAGCTTATAGATCGTGTTTGCAGCTCTATAAggttgaaaatatattcttgTAAATTAAGAAGAGAATTTTGGAAGACAAAGCAATTAACCTAAACTAGATAAGAGCTAGTTTCAAATTTAGTCTTCAAGATTTGTTTCCCAAAAAATACTTGCAATGCAGTACAAATTTGTTCAATTTTTTAGCATtgtatcttttttttcatcgTTGTACATAGGGTCTCCAGAGTCAATACTAGGCTCCTGCTCGCATATTGTGCCTTCTTCACCTAAAGGCTTATAATTCAGGTCAagttatttcaaatttcaCTTACCCCAGTTATATTTACCTGAGCCTCCTTTAATACCAGATTTATTTCCATATGCAGAGCTCTTTGGGTTCATACTATGACGGTCTAGTCTAGTATCCTTGTCATGTTTCGGCTTGGAATGCGTCATCTCTTTAAGActcttaatttatttcggttaattagaaaaaaaatggcATGCAATCCAAATAGACTTAAGTTGGATAGCGCAAACTAAAAGTGGCGCCTAatgcaattttttttttccttaatGACGATTTAATTCCTTGAAACGAACATTGAAAAGATCGataatttaagaaaatttGCATGAGAAGGATATTTATGTTAGTAATTATAAAAgcaattaaatattaatgctATAGAGTTAGAAAtgtattttatttgttattaGACTCATTGATTGCCATGAAAATAAGGTGAGCTCTACTTTTGTGTTTTTCACTTTCATTGTGATTTTTATCGGGGTGGCAAAGTATTATGGCCTTCCTATATGCCTTCTTTACTAGCTCTATATCTGACATTAGTTTGGAGAATTCAATAGGTTCCCATTGGGCATTTTCCCATAATACCTGCTGAAGTGAGCTTAGTAAAACGCGAATATCTTTGTATGAGCCGTCAGGTTTTCTAGACCATCTACtaatttcttcaacaaGATCTTCGTAGCCAAAGTTGTCACTCTTTTCGTCATTACTTGATTCCAAAATTCTTGATTCTAGGACTTTTTGTGAGGtaaatgattttttattacttaaaaattttgtttGTTCATCATCTACTATATCAATAAAGTTGGAGTCATCTGAATTGTCAAATTTAGTAGGGGTAGGCGcttgaaatatattgttTTGAATTTTAGAGTTAGATCTATCAAcatattctttttcatcAGTTTCGTAAGGCATACACATATTCACAGTTTTTGCTtcataatttgaattaacgGATTTTGTATGAATACCATCATAATTTGATGATGagaaattaacaaaaacTAGTATTTTTAGAATGATTTTAGAGTTATATGGGGTTGCAGTGTCTTGGTCAGTAACTAAGTCGCACCAAACCCATGGATAAATACCGTTGCTATCATGACTCTTATACCTTACAGAGATGTCGCAGAGacaattttttgaatagcAACAACAAAACTTATATTTAggaattatttcttttattcgTTCAAGTGTAATGCTTCTAAAATTTAACTTATCTTTGCTTTGAACTAAATTGAATTGCTCTGGCTCATGATATTCCCCAAATCGATTTGCATATTGAAtacaataaaatatatgCTCACTGTTGTGTTTTTTGATAGAGTCGGTTGAAAGTGCACttaaactttttttaataaaatccATTTTGTAGATTAGGTTTATACTAAATTTTCGTATTCATGGCTTTGGTATTACGACGAGATAGTTTTCACTtcaatattacttttagaaacttaatatttgttgTCGTCAggtaataaaaataattattaatccATCAAAGTTGAATAACTAAACTTCAAAACTAGTAGTTTCAAACTGTCTATAAATAGGCGCAAAAAAGGTCCAAAAACAACCAACATGAAGGCCGACGGCATCCAAACCGGCAAGCTATGTAAAACGATACAAATTCAAAGACAAAATGTCGATTAGGCATCTAAAAACAGCATTAAATGCGCTTATCTCATGTATAGCCTGCATTAGAATTGATAAGTAGTACTTAGTATTTACACCTAAAGATCATTATGAAACTAAAATGTATTAGTTTCGTAGTATAATCAATCTATAGTTTGCTTAGCAATCAGCCGAGGTCATCAagtaaaaaatattttgcaaaaaaaaaaaattagttaCCAGCAAACCTCGAATAATTCACCTAGGTACGATATAGCCATCTGAGAGGACAAAGGCGGAATCCTTCCATATTccttaaataatataaagttaaaaattatattcttcattattagtTATTAAAACAGAGAAAAAGTAACGAATAATTAAGAACATTGTTATTAAGTCATCCATAGATCCTTACAGATTTTCCCATTGTACTCTTTACTGTTAGACTCTTGATGTTGTGCcaattcttcttcaataGTGATACTAAGAAGTTAATTGCTAAAGTTAGGTTTTGTCTAATCTCTTCCTCTGTCATGTTAACGTTACCAATTGCCACACCAAGGCACAACACCTTCTTCAATTGGAACTTGATACTTGCCTTTAATTCATTCGCCTTCTCGTCAATTTTGTCGCTCGGGGTGATAACTGTTGGGAATTTACCTGCCTTATTTAATCCTGGACCTAATAGACGTGGTATCTGTGGTAATAGTACCTGAGATGCCAAAAACAAATCGTACTTCTTGCAAAGTTTCTTGACAACCTTCTTGTTTTTGTTGATCTTCTTCATCTCTTCAATATCCATTACATCGAAGCCCAGTTTCTGTGCTCTTTCACAATCAGCAGCATCTCCCATTACACATACACGAGCATTTGGTCTTGGGACATTTGGTAAACGCACTGTACCAGCAAAACGCTTGTCTCTCTGAGTATCGTAATCCTTTAGCCCAATTTGCAATTCAACAGTCTCAACAAATTTCCTTGGCTTGGCCTTTGAGCCTTCCAAAATCTCAGAAATTGCACGACGAATAGTTTCGCTACTAACTTTCCCACTCATTGCTGATAactatatattaattatagaTCCGATAGTATATCTGACTCAAAATCTAATGGAGACGATTTAGAGGATTGATTTAAAGTTTATTGAAAACTTACGGCTTAGTTGATCGCGTCCAATCGCAAAAAGacagaattattattacgTTTGTAATTAATTACACTAAATAACTTATTGGAATATATTTGactattaaaaattcagttaatttgataaattaaataaataataaattaataattatactGTCCAAAACGCTATGTCTCCAATGCCCggtatttatttaataccTATATAGCAATTAttatgataaaaataaaaactcATACGTCTCAAAGAAGCTTAGTTACCGCTATTTTTAAACAAATTCGCAAAATTGCATGGAGTTGAAAcctgaaattattatcagcTCATGCAATTACAAATGAACTCACTCAGAAGTTCTCagtaaattaaaaaatattgttagCGATTATAGATTATCAAGCAATATCTGTAAAACAATATTCTTGTTTTCATAATAACGTGCCCTAGACTTTCGCCATTCAATGTGTCAAAACCGCATCTCTGAACATAAATATTCGAGGAAAAAAGTCgtttcaaaaaaagatgCAACTAAAAATTTGAGCATTCTTAATAAGAAGATAGATGCAACTGTGAAAAAACTCGACTCATCCAAATTTGGCGACAGTAAATATGACGATTTTGGAAGATTAAGTAAACGCGCTTTCAAgtttcaaagaaaatgtGAAACAAAGGactcaataattaataagcATGAGAAAAGAGACTTGGAGCATGAAAACATCACTAGTTCAGAGAAATGTGAAGTAGAAAGCAATAGCCCTTTATCCGAGTCGGAggttattaaagaaatgtTTGGTATTGAGCGATTCGAAacatcaaaaaataaaaaccACTCAACATCTAGCCTTTCTTGCTTTagtattaaatcaaaaaggAAGTACAGACAATATATGAATAGACCAGGTGGTTTCAATAGGCCCCTTTCTCCTACTCAGTAACATAAATAATTAGTCTATATTCGATAATTATGTTTGTATAACGATATTACTTGGCTCAATATTTGGgtaaattttcaaaatgaaTTCCGCAATTGTAATGTCAAAATCACCTTGTACATCTATATGATCGGGTTTTCCACTGGTTCCCTTAACTACAGAAGCACCGCAAGAAAACTGTTTTGCAAATTTCTTTGCCGCCTCACTGAGCTGAATATCGAATAGTTCCAGCCCATTAACTACTGTTACATTCTTTCTCCTAGCTCTACTCTCTACTTTAATCGTGATTACGTTTTGTTTggtcttttttttctttgctGAATTTGATTCTTCATGTTTTTTTTGAGCGCTTCCTTGGGATATCTGAGTTTCGT from Cryptosporidium parvum Iowa II chromosome 8, whole genome shotgun sequence encodes the following:
- a CDS encoding DNAJ protein, whose protein sequence is MDFIKKSLSALSTDSIKKHNSEHIFYCIQYANRFGEYHEPEQFNLVQSKDKLNFRSITLERIKEIIPKYKFCCCYSKNCLCDISVRYKSHDSNGIYPWVWCDLVTDQDTATPYNSKIILKILVFVNFSSSNYDGIHTKSVNSNYEAKTVNMCMPYETDEKEYVDRSNSKIQNNIFQAPTPTKFDNSDDSNFIDIVDDEQTKFLSNKKSFTSQKVLESRILESSNDEKSDNFGYEDLVEEISRWSRKPDGSYKDIRVLLSSLQQVLWENAQWEPIEFSKLMSDIELVKKAYRKAIILCHPDKNHNESEKHKSRAHLIFMAINESNNK
- a CDS encoding 60S ribosomal protein L10A; this translates as LSAMSGKVSSETIRRAISEILEGSKAKPRKFVETVELQIGLKDYDTQRDKRFAGTVRLPNVPRPNARVCVMGDAADCERAQKLGFDVMDIEEMKKINKNKKVVKKLCKKYDLFLASQVLLPQIPRLLGPGLNKAGKFPTVITPSDKIDEKANELKASIKFQLKKVLCLGVAIGNVNMTEEEIRQNLTLAINFLVSLLKKNWHNIKSLTVKSTMGKSVRIYG
- a CDS encoding hypothetical protein (Yjr014wp density-regulated protein homolog; metal binding N terminal plus RNA binding domain Sui1), with protein sequence MEIKTREVIKEIQTIEYCKSCGLPTDYCEYGQCTKNKILGHNEVSEANKLDSQLNTSLKIDETQISQGSAQKKHEESNSAKKKKTKQNVITIKVESRARRKNVTVVNGLELFDIQLSEAAKKFAKQFSCGASVVKGTSGKPDHIDVQGDFDITIAEFILKIYPNIEPSNIVIQT